A window of Marinobacter salarius contains these coding sequences:
- a CDS encoding sulfite exporter TauE/SafE family protein, with translation MTDLSLLQILLANLALLAGACLQGVAGYGIGTLAAPLLFLISPMLIPAPLVLNAVVLTILMLLRNRGALQVREVRFAIGGGVGGMILAGITLMLISPTGFELAFGVLILIGVLLSAGGLRPALNARNSVLAGAASTYMGTITAVGGPPIALIYQNEKGPLVRANMSAFFLVASFFSLAALLASGYLGERELRLFAVTFPGVLIGFWLSGKLVNRMPFDGLRPVILGIAAVAGVAALVRGLNSL, from the coding sequence GTGACTGACCTCTCCCTGCTGCAGATACTCCTTGCTAACCTGGCTTTGCTGGCCGGCGCCTGTTTGCAGGGCGTGGCAGGTTATGGCATCGGTACGCTGGCGGCACCATTGCTGTTCCTGATCAGCCCCATGCTGATACCGGCGCCGCTGGTTCTGAACGCCGTGGTGCTGACGATTCTCATGCTACTGAGGAACCGGGGCGCGTTACAGGTCCGCGAGGTGCGTTTTGCCATTGGCGGGGGCGTTGGCGGCATGATCCTGGCCGGGATTACGCTGATGCTGATCTCACCCACGGGATTCGAGCTGGCGTTCGGCGTTCTGATCCTGATTGGCGTATTACTGAGTGCAGGGGGTTTGCGACCTGCCCTGAACGCTCGTAACAGTGTCCTCGCTGGAGCTGCGTCCACCTATATGGGAACGATTACCGCCGTCGGCGGCCCACCAATTGCGCTGATCTACCAAAACGAAAAGGGCCCGCTGGTGCGTGCCAACATGTCGGCTTTTTTTCTGGTGGCAAGTTTTTTCAGCCTCGCCGCATTGCTCGCGTCCGGCTACCTCGGAGAGCGGGAACTGCGCTTGTTTGCCGTCACCTTCCCGGGCGTGCTGATCGGTTTCTGGCTGTCTGGCAAGCTGGTGAATCGCATGCCGTTCGACGGACTGCGCCCCGTCATCCTGGGTATCGCCGCCGTCGCCGGTGTGGCGGCATTGGTTCGTGGCCTGAATTCGCTTTGA
- a CDS encoding HD-GYP domain-containing protein, with the protein MTTARQDIIETEIPVSQLQIGMHVIRLDRPWEDTDFLLQGFILQTEEDVLAVQQQCEKVTVEGKVHVVPEPFERSPVPVSRRKTYGKSGPSDNSQTSSSIPKRKVTYVNKVDASREMSAARMSYTEAKATAKNIMSSLRLGRTLEMNHIHQVVDSCVDSVLRNDNALLLLTKIKNKDEYTAEHCINVSILSAAFAKHLGLLEGEIRTVALCGLLHDVGKMRIDDEILNKPGALTPEEFAVMKNHTTFGRDVLAAMPRLAHSAVDVAYSHHERMDGKGYPRGLSGHQIPLFAKIVGLVDTYDAITSSRVYDKGRASMEALQIIHRNKGAQFDAELAVEFIRMVGVYPPGSIVEMTNGEVGIVVATHPTSKLKPRVLLVRDANKQPLATFREANLLNEAQDSAGQPYKIAREVPDESFGIVMKDFIEQGILNRKAPDVSASVDDGHGES; encoded by the coding sequence ATGACGACGGCCCGTCAGGACATCATAGAGACTGAAATCCCTGTATCCCAGTTGCAGATCGGGATGCATGTGATTCGTCTGGACCGGCCATGGGAAGACACCGATTTTCTGCTGCAGGGATTTATCCTCCAGACTGAAGAAGATGTTCTCGCCGTTCAGCAGCAGTGTGAAAAAGTCACCGTTGAAGGGAAAGTTCATGTTGTGCCAGAGCCCTTTGAACGGTCACCGGTGCCGGTGAGCCGACGGAAAACCTACGGTAAAAGCGGCCCATCCGACAACTCACAGACCTCATCCTCGATTCCCAAGCGAAAAGTTACCTACGTCAACAAGGTAGACGCCAGCCGTGAAATGTCTGCGGCACGTATGAGCTATACCGAGGCCAAAGCCACTGCAAAAAACATCATGTCCAGCCTGCGACTCGGTCGCACACTGGAAATGAACCATATCCATCAGGTGGTGGATAGCTGTGTGGACAGTGTGCTGCGAAACGACAATGCCCTGCTGCTGCTAACAAAGATCAAAAACAAAGACGAATATACCGCCGAACACTGCATCAATGTGTCGATTCTGTCAGCAGCGTTTGCCAAGCACCTCGGGCTCCTGGAAGGAGAGATTCGCACTGTCGCCCTGTGTGGCCTGCTTCATGATGTCGGCAAAATGCGCATCGACGATGAGATCCTCAACAAGCCGGGGGCGCTTACGCCCGAAGAATTCGCGGTCATGAAGAACCACACCACGTTCGGCCGGGATGTGCTGGCTGCGATGCCCAGGCTCGCCCATTCCGCCGTCGACGTGGCTTATTCCCACCATGAACGCATGGACGGCAAGGGCTACCCCCGCGGCCTGTCCGGGCACCAGATACCACTCTTTGCGAAGATCGTGGGGCTGGTGGACACCTACGACGCCATCACCAGCTCACGAGTCTATGACAAGGGCCGGGCTTCGATGGAAGCGCTGCAGATCATCCACCGCAACAAGGGCGCCCAGTTCGATGCGGAGCTGGCGGTGGAGTTTATCCGCATGGTTGGCGTTTACCCGCCCGGTTCCATCGTGGAAATGACCAATGGAGAGGTAGGCATCGTGGTGGCCACCCATCCCACCAGTAAGCTCAAACCGCGGGTGCTGCTTGTGCGAGACGCGAACAAGCAGCCGCTGGCCACCTTCCGTGAAGCAAACCTGTTAAACGAAGCGCAGGACAGCGCAGGACAACCCTACAAGATTGCCCGGGAAGTGCCGGACGAGAGCTTCGGCATCGTAATGAAGGACTTCATCGAACAGGGCATTCTCAACCGTAAAGCACCGGACGTGTCAGCTTCGGTCGATGACGGCCATGGTGAGTCTTGA
- a CDS encoding hotdog fold thioesterase, which translates to MAIWTRSIPTLEQMAEASKNTAVETMGIEYVEIGDDYVIGRIPVDERTVQPFGILHGGSSVVLAETLGSMAANYCLRKENQIAVGLDINANHIRSVTKGWVYGTARPVHIGGTTQVWEIKLENEEGKLTCISRLTMAVIDRS; encoded by the coding sequence ATGGCAATCTGGACCCGCAGTATCCCCACCCTCGAACAAATGGCCGAAGCCAGTAAAAACACCGCTGTCGAGACCATGGGTATTGAGTACGTGGAAATTGGCGATGACTACGTGATTGGCCGGATTCCGGTCGACGAGCGCACGGTTCAGCCGTTTGGCATTCTCCACGGCGGATCGTCAGTGGTGTTGGCGGAGACTCTGGGCAGCATGGCCGCCAACTATTGCCTGCGCAAGGAGAACCAGATTGCGGTGGGGCTGGACATCAACGCCAACCACATCCGCTCCGTTACCAAGGGCTGGGTTTACGGAACCGCACGCCCGGTTCATATCGGCGGCACAACGCAGGTCTGGGAAATAAAGCTGGAAAACGAGGAAGGCAAGCTGACCTGTATCTCAAGACTCACCATGGCCGTCATCGACCGAAGCTGA
- a CDS encoding type 1 glutamine amidotransferase domain-containing protein: MKVLMVLTSHDQMGDTGHKTGFWLEEFTAPYYVFKDAGADITVASPKGGQPPVDPNSETEDALTETTRRFQQDAHAKEALASTKKLADVDMNDYDALFYPGGHGPLWDLVNDDKSVALIKAAYEQDKVIGAVCHAPAVFRDVEIKPGQNLVGGRNVTGFSNSEEDTVGLTNVVPFLLEDMLKEKSATYTCGDDFTPHIVVDGKLITGQNPPSSEGTAKAVMQALQQG, from the coding sequence ATGAAAGTACTGATGGTTCTCACCTCGCACGATCAGATGGGAGATACCGGGCACAAGACCGGCTTCTGGCTGGAAGAGTTCACCGCCCCCTATTACGTTTTCAAGGATGCTGGCGCAGACATCACCGTTGCCTCTCCCAAGGGCGGGCAGCCACCCGTCGACCCCAACAGTGAAACTGAGGATGCACTGACGGAAACCACCCGTCGTTTCCAGCAGGACGCCCATGCCAAGGAAGCGCTCGCCAGCACGAAGAAACTGGCGGATGTGGATATGAACGACTATGACGCCCTGTTTTACCCCGGAGGCCATGGCCCATTGTGGGATCTGGTGAACGATGACAAGTCCGTCGCTCTGATCAAGGCAGCCTACGAACAGGACAAGGTCATTGGCGCCGTATGCCATGCCCCGGCGGTCTTCAGAGACGTCGAGATCAAGCCAGGGCAGAACCTCGTCGGCGGTCGCAACGTGACCGGTTTCAGCAACAGTGAGGAAGACACCGTTGGCCTGACCAACGTTGTGCCATTCCTGCTGGAAGACATGCTGAAGGAAAAATCCGCCACCTACACCTGCGGGGATGACTTCACACCGCACATCGTGGTGGACGGTAAGCTGATTACCGGGCAGAACCCGCCCTCCTCGGAAGGCACCGCCAAGGCGGTGATGCAGGCCTTGCAGCAGGGCTGA
- a CDS encoding acyl-CoA thioesterase: protein MTESTDLPFRFRFRVRYGECDAQSVVFNARYADYVDISVNEYIRVLFGDYQNLLDQDLDIQVVSLTVNYRAPARFDDVLEARIRAGRIGNTSFTVHLEFYRYGDGLLVAEADITYVLIQPSTMTKTPLPDAIRKTLEEGAPGVLISHAGEQVQDR, encoded by the coding sequence ATGACTGAATCGACCGACCTGCCATTCCGGTTTCGGTTTCGCGTCCGCTACGGTGAATGCGATGCCCAGAGTGTGGTGTTCAATGCACGCTACGCGGATTACGTGGACATTTCCGTTAATGAATATATCCGCGTTCTGTTCGGGGATTACCAGAATCTGCTGGATCAGGATCTGGACATTCAGGTAGTGAGTCTCACCGTGAACTATCGGGCACCGGCGCGCTTTGATGATGTGTTGGAAGCCAGGATACGAGCTGGCCGTATCGGTAACACCTCATTCACGGTGCATCTTGAATTTTATCGGTACGGTGATGGATTGCTGGTGGCAGAGGCTGATATCACTTACGTGTTGATCCAGCCGTCGACAATGACGAAGACGCCACTGCCGGACGCCATCCGGAAAACGCTGGAGGAAGGCGCTCCCGGCGTGCTGATCAGTCACGCCGGGGAGCAAGTTCAGGATCGCTGA
- a CDS encoding benzoate/H(+) symporter BenE family transporter — translation MSRLLKDLSLPAIVAGFLAVLVSYSGPLAILFQAGASAGISDEMMTSWVWAISMGAAVSGIILSIWLKAPVVTAWSAPGTALLVALFPELSLNEAVGAYITAAVIIFIIGVSGTFDTFVRAIPKGIAAGMMAGILFQFGVGAFTAIETTPALAIGMLLSYVVFRRLFPKYTLILLLIAGVILAVVLEGASLSGVRWSIAVPQFIEPEWNLGSTLSLAIPLVLVSLTGQFLPGMAILQGAGYPVRAKPIIGVTSLVSLPMAFFGGITTVVAAITAAICTGKDAHEDPSRRYVAGVFNGVFYLVGGLFAGTIVSLFTSLPAAFVAVLAGLALLGAIAGNLFAALEDASHREASLITFIVTASGMSVFGLSSAFWGVVIGYGCYLVLNGSTGRK, via the coding sequence ATGTCGAGACTTCTGAAAGACCTTTCTTTGCCGGCCATTGTGGCCGGGTTTCTGGCCGTTCTGGTGTCCTACTCCGGGCCGCTGGCCATCCTGTTCCAGGCTGGAGCAAGTGCTGGCATTTCCGACGAGATGATGACGTCCTGGGTCTGGGCAATCTCCATGGGTGCGGCGGTTTCCGGCATCATTCTGTCGATCTGGCTCAAGGCGCCGGTCGTCACTGCCTGGTCGGCGCCCGGCACCGCGTTGTTGGTGGCGCTGTTTCCGGAACTGTCGCTGAATGAGGCCGTAGGCGCCTATATTACGGCGGCGGTCATCATTTTTATCATTGGTGTCTCAGGCACCTTTGACACGTTCGTTCGTGCCATTCCCAAGGGCATTGCCGCGGGCATGATGGCGGGCATCCTGTTCCAGTTCGGCGTGGGGGCGTTTACCGCGATTGAAACAACCCCGGCGCTGGCGATTGGCATGCTGCTTTCCTACGTGGTGTTCCGTCGTCTGTTTCCCAAGTACACCCTGATTTTGCTGTTGATTGCCGGTGTGATTCTGGCAGTGGTATTGGAAGGGGCATCACTGTCTGGCGTGCGCTGGAGTATTGCAGTCCCACAGTTCATTGAGCCGGAGTGGAACCTTGGATCAACGTTGAGCCTGGCGATTCCGCTGGTACTGGTGAGCCTGACCGGGCAATTTCTCCCAGGCATGGCAATCCTTCAGGGGGCCGGGTACCCGGTCAGGGCCAAGCCGATCATCGGGGTGACCAGCCTGGTATCGCTGCCGATGGCGTTCTTTGGCGGTATCACCACGGTGGTGGCGGCAATCACCGCCGCCATCTGCACGGGTAAGGATGCCCACGAAGACCCCTCCCGTCGATACGTTGCCGGTGTGTTTAACGGCGTGTTCTATCTGGTGGGTGGCCTGTTTGCCGGTACCATCGTCAGTCTGTTCACCTCACTGCCTGCGGCCTTTGTTGCGGTACTTGCGGGGCTGGCGTTGCTGGGGGCTATTGCGGGCAACCTGTTTGCCGCGCTGGAAGATGCCAGCCATCGTGAAGCGTCATTGATCACCTTTATTGTGACGGCCTCTGGCATGTCGGTGTTCGGGCTGTCGTCTGCGTTCTGGGGTGTTGTGATCGGCTATGGTTGTTACCTGGTTCTTAATGGCAGTACCGGCAGAAAATGA
- the benD gene encoding benzoate diol dehydrogenase BenD has translation MKDRFTDKVMVITGAAQGIGKRVAELAAAEGARLLLVDIADYVQGVAAELRDQGADAVAVQANLETWVGAESVMAEAQKQYGRIDILINNVGGTIWAQPFEHYTPEQIEKEIQRSLFTTLWCCRAVLPHMLQQKGGVIVNVSSVATRGLMRVPYGAAKGGVNAMTVNLAYEYAPHNIRVNAAAPGGTEAPPRLTPRNAKEQSEQEKAWYQTLIDQTTENSFMNRYGTLDEQAEPILFLASDSASYITGTVIPVAGGDLG, from the coding sequence ATGAAAGACCGCTTCACCGACAAGGTCATGGTGATTACCGGCGCCGCCCAGGGGATTGGCAAGCGCGTGGCCGAGCTGGCCGCCGCCGAGGGCGCCAGGCTGCTTCTGGTTGATATTGCGGATTACGTTCAGGGCGTTGCCGCGGAGTTGCGTGACCAGGGGGCTGATGCCGTTGCTGTCCAGGCCAATCTGGAAACCTGGGTCGGTGCTGAAAGCGTTATGGCAGAAGCGCAGAAGCAGTACGGTCGCATCGATATTCTGATCAACAATGTCGGCGGTACGATCTGGGCACAGCCGTTTGAACACTACACCCCGGAGCAGATCGAGAAGGAAATCCAGCGTTCACTGTTTACCACGTTGTGGTGCTGCCGGGCGGTTCTGCCTCATATGCTTCAGCAGAAGGGAGGTGTCATCGTGAACGTATCGTCGGTGGCAACGCGCGGGCTGATGCGTGTGCCCTATGGCGCGGCCAAGGGCGGCGTGAATGCGATGACGGTGAACCTGGCCTATGAATACGCGCCGCACAATATCCGGGTAAATGCCGCCGCCCCCGGAGGCACAGAAGCGCCCCCGCGCCTGACGCCGCGCAATGCAAAAGAGCAGAGTGAGCAGGAGAAGGCCTGGTATCAGACGCTGATTGACCAGACCACGGAAAACAGCTTCATGAATCGTTATGGAACCCTGGACGAGCAGGCCGAACCGATTCTGTTTCTGGCGTCAGACTCTGCCAGCTATATTACTGGTACCGTTATTCCCGTTGCTGGGGGCGATCTGGGGTAG
- the benC gene encoding benzoate 1,2-dioxygenase electron transfer component BenC produces the protein MSYNIALNFEDGVTRFVSCNEGETVLDAAYRSQINLPMDCSDGVCGTCKGACRQGEFDMGDEYIDEALSDEEAEQGMVLTCQMVPSSDCVVEVPVASTMCKTGNAEVAGTVAEVNLISPTSIELKITADEDIAFLPGQYVNIQVPGSEETRAYSFSSPPGSRDLSFLIRNVPGGLMSSWLVGEARTGDKVTLTGPMGSFYLRPVERSILMLAGGTGLAPMLAKLEYLKANGCDQPTHLVYGVSNDDDLVCLDILDRFAAELDNFSYVTVVSGEESDHPRKGYVTQHMDEAPVNDGDVDVYLCGPPPMVDSVLGFFREKGIEPNSFHYEKFTPSAPSAREKVA, from the coding sequence ATGAGTTATAACATCGCGCTTAACTTTGAAGACGGCGTTACCCGTTTTGTGTCCTGCAACGAAGGCGAGACGGTTCTGGACGCCGCCTACCGTTCGCAGATCAATCTGCCCATGGACTGCTCCGATGGCGTCTGCGGCACCTGCAAGGGTGCCTGCCGTCAGGGCGAGTTCGACATGGGTGATGAATACATTGACGAAGCGCTGTCTGACGAGGAAGCCGAGCAGGGCATGGTGCTGACCTGCCAGATGGTGCCCTCCAGTGATTGTGTGGTGGAAGTGCCAGTCGCTTCCACCATGTGCAAGACCGGCAATGCGGAAGTGGCAGGGACGGTGGCCGAGGTGAACCTGATCTCGCCCACGTCGATCGAGCTGAAGATCACGGCCGATGAAGACATTGCCTTTCTGCCGGGACAGTACGTGAACATTCAGGTTCCAGGCTCCGAAGAGACCCGGGCCTACTCCTTCAGCTCGCCGCCCGGCAGCCGCGATCTCAGTTTCCTGATTCGCAACGTGCCGGGCGGGCTGATGAGTTCGTGGCTCGTGGGCGAGGCGCGCACTGGTGACAAGGTGACCCTGACCGGCCCGATGGGCAGCTTCTATCTACGTCCCGTTGAACGGTCGATACTGATGCTGGCAGGTGGCACCGGCCTGGCGCCGATGCTGGCAAAGCTGGAGTATCTGAAAGCCAATGGCTGTGATCAGCCAACTCACCTGGTGTATGGCGTCAGCAATGACGATGACCTGGTGTGCCTGGATATTCTGGACCGTTTTGCCGCGGAGCTGGACAACTTCAGCTACGTGACGGTTGTTTCTGGCGAAGAAAGTGACCATCCGCGCAAGGGGTATGTCACCCAGCATATGGACGAAGCGCCGGTGAACGACGGCGACGTCGATGTCTACCTTTGTGGTCCCCCTCCCATGGTGGATTCCGTGCTCGGGTTCTTCCGTGAGAAGGGCATTGAACCGAACTCCTTCCACTACGAGAAGTTCACACCCAGTGCACCGTCGGCCAGGGAGAAGGTCGCATGA
- the benB gene encoding benzoate 1,2-dioxygenase small subunit gives MSLSYHDIEQFIIREARFLDDREWDKWLECYHEDVTYWMPAWDDDDELTEDPQSEISLIYYPNKEGLEDRIYRIKTERSGASSMPEPRTTHFTSNLEILSQNESEVTLRFNWLTKSYRYKKTAEFFGTSFYTLDVTGDQPLIREKRMVLNNDCINQVLDVYHL, from the coding sequence ATGAGCCTGAGCTATCACGATATCGAACAGTTCATCATCCGTGAGGCCCGTTTTCTGGACGACCGGGAGTGGGACAAGTGGCTGGAGTGCTACCACGAGGACGTCACCTACTGGATGCCGGCCTGGGACGATGACGATGAGCTGACAGAAGATCCGCAAAGCGAGATCTCGCTCATCTACTACCCCAACAAGGAAGGCCTGGAAGACCGGATCTACCGGATCAAAACCGAGCGTTCCGGCGCCAGTTCCATGCCCGAGCCGCGCACGACCCATTTCACCAGCAATCTGGAGATCCTGTCCCAGAACGAGAGTGAAGTGACATTGCGGTTTAACTGGCTGACCAAGTCCTATCGCTACAAGAAAACTGCGGAATTCTTTGGAACGTCTTTCTACACCCTGGATGTCACCGGCGACCAGCCGCTGATCCGGGAGAAGAGGATGGTCCTGAACAACGATTGCATCAATCAGGTGCTGGACGTTTATCACCTGTAA
- a CDS encoding Rieske 2Fe-2S domain-containing protein: MTSKLDKLADKVRDAVIADPETGRYQCDRGIFTDQELFDLEMKYIFEGNWVYLAHESQIPEPGDYFTVTVGRQPVVITRTKDGELKAILNTCSHRGATLCRKKRGNKTSFTCPFHGWTFRNDGQLLKAKDQKKGGYPEQFNTDGSHDLKQMPKFGNYRGFLFGSLNADVLPLEEHLGETTKIIDNIVDQSEDGLEILRGSSTYTYEGNWKLTAENGADGYHVGTVHWNYLSTMGQRNYDKGGTEAVDAKSWSAEGGFYSFENGHMMLWTRLLNPEVRPIFSQLERLEKTYGEARADSIVRTTKNLCLYPNVYLMDQFSTQIRVTRPIDVNKTEVTIYAFGPKNEPAELRAKRIRQYEDFFNVTGMGTPDDLEEFRACQNGYEARDMRWNDMSRGAAHWIDGPDEHADQIDMKPTMSGARPDDEGLYVNHHKHWQVEMTRAIEAERARFIPLASSSTDSEEASA, translated from the coding sequence ATGACTAGCAAACTCGACAAGCTTGCAGACAAAGTACGCGACGCGGTGATCGCGGATCCGGAAACCGGCCGTTATCAGTGTGATCGGGGTATCTTCACCGACCAGGAACTGTTTGACCTGGAGATGAAGTACATCTTTGAAGGCAACTGGGTGTACCTCGCCCATGAAAGCCAGATTCCGGAGCCGGGCGACTACTTCACGGTGACCGTGGGTCGCCAGCCGGTAGTAATCACCCGCACCAAGGATGGCGAGCTCAAAGCCATACTGAACACCTGCTCGCACCGTGGCGCCACCCTGTGCCGTAAAAAGCGTGGCAACAAGACCTCCTTTACCTGCCCGTTCCACGGCTGGACTTTCCGCAACGACGGTCAGCTTTTGAAGGCCAAGGACCAGAAGAAGGGCGGTTACCCGGAGCAGTTCAATACCGATGGCTCCCACGACCTGAAGCAAATGCCAAAGTTTGGCAACTACCGTGGCTTCCTGTTCGGCAGTCTCAATGCCGACGTGCTTCCGCTCGAAGAGCATCTGGGTGAAACCACCAAGATCATCGACAACATCGTGGATCAGTCGGAAGACGGCCTGGAAATCCTGCGGGGCAGTTCGACCTATACCTATGAAGGTAACTGGAAGCTGACCGCCGAAAACGGTGCGGACGGCTACCACGTGGGCACCGTGCACTGGAACTACCTCTCCACCATGGGCCAGCGTAATTACGACAAGGGCGGCACCGAAGCGGTGGATGCCAAGAGTTGGTCTGCCGAGGGTGGTTTCTACTCCTTCGAGAACGGCCACATGATGCTGTGGACCCGCTTGCTGAACCCGGAAGTGCGCCCGATCTTCAGCCAGCTGGAACGTCTGGAGAAGACCTACGGCGAAGCTCGTGCCGATTCCATCGTTCGTACCACCAAGAATCTGTGCCTGTATCCGAACGTTTACCTGATGGATCAGTTCTCGACCCAGATCCGGGTGACCCGGCCGATCGACGTCAACAAGACGGAAGTCACCATTTACGCCTTTGGCCCGAAGAACGAGCCGGCAGAGCTGCGCGCCAAGCGCATCCGTCAGTACGAGGATTTCTTCAATGTGACCGGTATGGGCACTCCGGACGATCTGGAGGAATTCCGTGCCTGCCAGAACGGCTACGAAGCCCGTGACATGCGTTGGAACGACATGAGCCGCGGCGCGGCCCACTGGATCGATGGCCCGGATGAGCACGCCGACCAGATCGACATGAAGCCGACCATGAGCGGCGCCCGCCCGGACGACGAAGGCCTGTATGTGAATCACCACAAGCATTGGCAGGTTGAGATGACTCGCGCCATCGAGGCCGAGCGTGCCCGTTTCATTCCTTTGGCTTCGAGTTCAACAGATTCAGAGGAGGCTTCCGCATGA
- the catA gene encoding catechol 1,2-dioxygenase: MTVKTMQSADVKELLEKVAGFDKDGGNERMKKIVHRVMHDIFQIVEDFDVTPEEFWSAVYYVGELGANGEAALLAPGLGMDRYLDIRQDAEDEQAGLTGGTPRTIEGPLYVAGAPMSEGFDRMDDGSDKDAEAILIKGRITDENGEPLANAVVDIWHADTKGAYSYFDQSQSEYNLRRRIKTDAEGRYAAQSIMPSGYGCPPEGSTQQLLNHLGRHGQRPAHIHYFVSKPGYKHLTTQINIAGDEYTYDDFAFATRQELVVAANRVEQSETGAQHGVNGPITEVEFNVTLVATDKPELQERHARRRALETDVA, translated from the coding sequence ATGACCGTTAAGACCATGCAATCCGCAGATGTGAAGGAACTGCTGGAGAAAGTAGCCGGCTTCGACAAGGACGGTGGCAATGAGCGTATGAAGAAGATCGTTCATCGCGTCATGCACGATATTTTCCAGATCGTGGAAGATTTCGATGTCACGCCCGAGGAGTTCTGGAGCGCCGTCTATTACGTGGGCGAACTGGGCGCAAATGGTGAGGCAGCCCTGCTGGCGCCGGGCCTGGGTATGGACCGTTACCTGGACATTCGCCAGGACGCCGAAGACGAGCAGGCCGGCCTGACCGGCGGTACGCCGCGCACCATCGAAGGCCCGCTGTACGTTGCCGGCGCCCCCATGAGCGAAGGCTTTGATCGCATGGACGACGGCTCCGACAAGGACGCCGAAGCCATCCTGATCAAGGGCCGAATCACCGATGAAAACGGTGAGCCGCTGGCGAACGCGGTCGTGGATATCTGGCACGCAGATACCAAGGGTGCCTACTCCTATTTCGACCAATCGCAGAGCGAGTACAACCTGCGCCGTCGTATCAAAACCGACGCCGAAGGCCGGTACGCCGCCCAGAGCATCATGCCGTCCGGTTACGGTTGCCCGCCGGAAGGCTCCACTCAGCAGTTGCTGAATCATCTGGGCCGTCACGGTCAACGCCCCGCGCACATTCATTATTTTGTGTCGAAGCCGGGTTACAAGCACCTGACGACGCAGATCAACATTGCCGGTGACGAGTACACCTACGACGACTTTGCATTTGCCACCCGCCAAGAACTGGTGGTTGCCGCCAATCGTGTTGAGCAGTCGGAAACAGGTGCACAGCATGGCGTGAACGGACCGATTACCGAGGTTGAGTTCAACGTCACTCTGGTTGCGACAGACAAGCCCGAGCTCCAGGAACGCCACGCACGCCGTCGCGCCCTGGAAACCGACGTTGCCTAA
- the catC gene encoding muconolactone Delta-isomerase, producing MLFKVEMKVNIPHDMPADVVADIKAREKAYAQDLQEKGKWRHLWRVAGSYANVSIFDVEDNAELQDLVGNLPLFPYMDITVAPLCRHPSSIHEDDR from the coding sequence ATGCTGTTCAAAGTTGAGATGAAAGTGAACATCCCCCACGACATGCCCGCCGATGTGGTAGCGGACATCAAGGCCCGGGAAAAAGCTTACGCCCAGGACCTGCAGGAAAAGGGCAAATGGCGCCACCTGTGGCGTGTGGCGGGTAGCTACGCCAACGTCAGTATTTTTGATGTGGAGGACAACGCCGAGCTGCAGGACCTGGTCGGCAACCTTCCGCTGTTCCCGTACATGGATATCACCGTTGCGCCCCTGTGCCGTCACCCGTCATCCATTCACGAGGATGACCGCTAA